In Penaeus monodon isolate SGIC_2016 chromosome 8, NSTDA_Pmon_1, whole genome shotgun sequence, one DNA window encodes the following:
- the LOC119576290 gene encoding coatomer subunit alpha-like isoform X1 produces the protein MLTKFETKSARVKGLSFHSKRPWVLASLHSGIIQLWDYRMCTLVDKFDEHEGPVRAVCFHQQQPLFVSGGDDYKIKVWNYKLRRCLFTLLGHLDYIRTTEFHQEYPWILSASDDQTIRIWNWQSRSCVSILTGHNHYVMCARFHPTQDLIVSASLDSSVRVWDISGIPGKPGGLRKKNVSPGMGGLTGSDDHHTRNPELFSAGDATVRHVLEGHDRGVNWAAFHPTLPLVISGSDDRQVKLWRMNDSKAWEVDTCRGHYNNVSCVMFHPRQELILSNSEDKSIRVWDMAKRICLHTFRREHDRFWVLAAHPTLNLFAAGHDSGMIIFKLERERPAYALYGNLLYYVKERFLRRLDLTKNKDVAVMQLRPGSRAPVYSMSFNPAENAVLLTTRTHNMDNSNYDLYQIPKETDSQNPDSPDSKRSAGLTAVWVARNRFAVMDKSHQVVIKNMQNEVMKKVATPPCDELFYAGTGMLLLRDNDGVSLFDVQQKRVLGTARISKCRYVVWAANMTSVALLSKHTILICNRKLERLCSITETNRVKSGSWDDSGVFVYTTSNHIKYALTNGDHGIIRTLELPVYVTRVAGNSVYCLDRQATPRILTIDSTEYRFKLALVQRKYDEVLQMVRGAKLVGQSIIAYLQKKGYPEVALHFVKDERTRFLLALECGNIDVALDAAKALDDKGCWEKLAEHALLHGNHPVVEYCYQQTKNYDKLSFLYLITGNLAKLRRMMKINEIRKDYEGWYANALYLGDVPERIRVLKACGKTSLALLTAVTHGYAQEAESLAAHVENGAIPEPLPSAQLLQPAPPVQPMDTAWPLLTVAKGFFDTAVAGGKAAGGAAAAAMVVDDAGDIAGDGWGDDDDENVEDADLAVEGGDAEGGGWEVDDDLDLPPELEGSVSAGTGGSGEDGFFIPPPRGHPPTHGWTQRSQLAIDHVLAGAFESATRLLHDQVGVVNFEPYRQLFLSSYAHSRSSYTGAPAMPSLFAYPARNWRTAQNKDQLPALGLKLSNLMDRLKEASQLTTAAKFSEALDKLRWILLAVPLIVVDTKQEITEAQNLLRVCKEYVVGISMELYRKGLGKSSPEEQQRSLELAAYFTHCELQPGHQILTLRTAVNLAFKMKNYKMAMSFGRRLLNLGPRPEVAQNIRKVVQACEKNPVDEMSIQYDEHNPFTVCASSYVPIYRGKPEVQCPLCSASYLPEHKGITCKICDVAQVGKDSIGLRISPLQFR, from the exons tcTTCACAGTGGAATCATCCAGTTATGGGATTATCGTATGTGCACCTTAGTGGATAAGTTTGATGAACATGAGGGTCCAGTTCGAGCTGTGTGCTTCCACCAACAGCAGCCGCTGTTTGTGTCTGGAGGAGATGATTATAAGATCAAG GTGTGGAATTATAAACTGCGTAGATGCCTCTTTACACTGCTTGGTCACTTGGATTACATCCGTACTACAGAGTTCCATCAG GAATACCCCTGGATCCTCTCAGCCTCTGATGACCAGACCATACGAATTTGGAACTGGCAGAGCCGCTCATGCGTGTCTATCCTGACAGGACACAATCACTATGTGATGTGTGCCCGTTTCCATCCAACCCAAGACCTGATTGTGTCTGCTTCACTGGACTCTTCTGTCCGTGTCTGGGATATCTCAGGTATTCCCGGCAAACCTGGAG GCCTTCGCAAGAAGAATGTCTCCCCTGGAATGGGAGGCCTTACGGGGAGTGATGACCACCACACCAGGAATCCTGAGCTCTTTAGTGCTGGAGATGCCACTGTGCGCCACGTGCTGGAGGGCCATGACCGTGGAGTCAACTGGGCAGCATTCCATCCAACTCTTCCTCTGGTTATTTCTGGATCTGATGACAGACAGGTCAAGCTGTGGAGGATGAATGATTCAAAG GCCTGGGAGGTTGACACTTGCCGTGGTCACTACAACAATGTGTCCTGCGTAATGTTCCATCCAAGGCAAGAGTTGATCTTGTCTAATTCAGAGGACAAATCCATCCGTGTGTGGGACATGGCCAAGAGAATCTGCCTCCACACTTTCCGCCGGGAACATGATCGCTTTTGGGTCCTAGCGGCCCATCCAACCCTCAACTTGTTTGCAGCTGGCCATGACAGTGGCATGATCATTTTCAAG cttgagagagagagaccagcctATGCTCTCTATGGCAACCTCTTGTATTATGTCAAGGAGAGGTTCCTCCGACGACTTGATTTAACAAAGAATAa GGATGTGGCTGTCATGCAGTTGCGTCCTGGATCCCGTGCACCTGTATACAGTATGTCCTTCAACCCAGCTGAGAATGCTGTACTCCTTACAACACGTACCCACAATATGGACAACAGCAACTATGACTTGTATCAA ATCCCTAAGGAAACAGACTCCCAGAACCCAGATTCTCCTGACTCAAAGAGGTCAGCTGGACTCACAGCTGTTTGGGTTGCAAGAAATCGCTTTGCGGTAATGGATAAGAGTCACCAG GTTGTGATTAAGAATATGCAGAATGAGGTCATGAAAAAGGTTGCTACACCTCCTTGTGATGAGCTCTTCTATGCTGGAACAGGGATGCTCCTCCTGCGGGATAATGATGGGGTTTCTCTCTTTGATGTCCAGCAGAAAAG AGTCCTTGGAACAGCCAGAATTTCCAAATGCAGATATGTTGTATGGGCTGCAAACATGACTAGTGTTGCTCTACTCTCTAAGCATACTATTCTCATCTGCAACCGCAAGTTGGAGAGGCTTTGCTCCATCACTGAGACTAACAGGGTCAAGTCAGGCTCCTGGGATGatagtggtgtgtttgtgtacaccaCAAGCAATCACATCAAG TATGCACTTACCAATGGAGACCATGGAATCATACGTACTCTGGAACTGCCTGTCTATGTTACCAGGGTGGCAGGCAATTCAGTTTATTGCCTTGACCGTCAAGCAACTCCAAGGATTCTGACCATCGATTCAACTGAATATAGATTCAAGCTGGCCTTGGTCCAGCGTAAATATGATGAA GTGCTGCAAATGGTAAGAGGTGCCAAGCTGGTTGGACAGTCCATCATTGCCTACCTGCAGAAGAAGGGTTACCCAGAAGTGGCTCTCCATTTCGTGAAGGATGAAAGAACCCGATTCCTTCTTGCACTTGAGTGTGGCAACATTGATGTTGCTCTTGATGCTGCTAAAGCTCTTGATGACAAAGGGTGCTGGGAAAAACTGGCTGAACATGCTCTCCTTCATGGAAATCATCCT GTGGTTGAGTATTGCTATCAGCAGACCAAAAACTATGATAAGCTGTCATTCCTGTACTTGATCACTGGAAACTTGGCTAAGTTGCGCCGCATGATGAAGATCAATGAAATTCGCAAGGATTATGAGGGTTGGTATGCCAATGCACTCTACTTGGGTGATGTCCCAGAACGCATAAGGGTTCTTAAAGCATGTGGCAAAACATCTTTAGCTCTGCTGACAGCAGTCACACATGGCTATGCACAG GAAGCAGAGTCTCTGGCTGCCCATGTTGAGAATGGAGCTATTCCAGAACCTCTTCCAAGTGCTCAGCTGTTACAACCAGCACCTCCTGTGCAGCCTATGGACACAGCTTGGCCTCTCTTGACTGTTGCAAAG GGCTTCTTTGATACTGCTGTTGCTGGAGGCAAAGCAGCTGGAGGAGCTGCAGCAGCTGCCATGGTGGTAGATGATGCTGGGGACATTGCTGGTGATGGatggggagatgatgatgatgagaatgttgAAGATGCTGATTTGGCTGTAGAAG GTGGAGATGCTGAAGGAGGTGGATGGGAGGTGGATGATGACCTGGACCTGCCACCAGAACTTGAGGGATCTGTTTCAGCTGGCACTGGTGGATCTGGTGAGGATGGCTTCTTCATCCCTCCACCCCGTGGACACCCACCAACCCATGGGTGGACACAGCGAAGTCAGTTGGCAATTGATCATGTCTTGGCTGGAGCTTTTGAGTCGGCTACTCGATTACTTCATGATCAG GTGGGAGTTGTGAACTTCGAACCATACCGGCAGCTGTTCCTCTCATCTTATGCCCATTCCCGCTCAAGCTACACTGGTGCTCCTGCGATGCCATCTCTCTTTGCATACCCAGCTCGTAATTGGCGAACTGCACAAAACAAGGATCAATTACCTGCTCTGGGATTAAAGCTTTCAAATCTAATGGATAGACTTAAG GAAGCATCTCAGTTGACAACAGCAGCCAAATTTTCAGAGGCTCTGGATAAACTGCGCTGGATTCTACTTGCTGTTCCTCTCATTGTTGTGGATACAAAACAAGAG ATTACAGAAGCACAGAATCTGCTAAGAGTGTGCAAGGAGTACGTTGTTGGTATCAGCATGGAGTTGTATCGAAAAGGTTTGGGTAAGAGTAGTCCAGAAGAACAACAGCGCTCCCTTGAATTGGCTGCGTACTTCACACATTGTGAACTACAACCTGGACACCAGATTCTGACACTGAGAACTGCAGTGAATTTGGCCTTTAAGATGAAGAATTACAAGATGGCCATGAGCTTTGGTCGTCGTCTATTAAATCTTGGACCCAGACCAGAAGTGGCTCAGAATATAAGGAAGGTTGTTCAG gcATGCGAGAAGAACCCAGTTGATGAGATGTCGATTCAATATGATGAGCATAACCCATTCACTGTATGTGCAAGTTCATATGTACCCATTTACCGTGGAAAGCCGGAAGTTCAATGTCCATTGTGTAGTGCATCATATCTGCCAGAGCACAAGGGCATTACTTGCAAAATTTGTGATGTTGCACAAGTTGGCAAGGATTCCATTGGGCTTCGCATATCACCACTACAGTTCCGGTAA
- the LOC119576290 gene encoding coatomer subunit alpha-like isoform X2: protein MLTKFETKSARVKGLSFHSKRPWVLASLHSGIIQLWDYRMCTLVDKFDEHEGPVRAVCFHQQQPLFVSGGDDYKIKVWNYKLRRCLFTLLGHLDYIRTTEFHQEYPWILSASDDQTIRIWNWQSRSCVSILTGHNHYVMCARFHPTQDLIVSASLDSSVRVWDISGLRKKNVSPGMGGLTGSDDHHTRNPELFSAGDATVRHVLEGHDRGVNWAAFHPTLPLVISGSDDRQVKLWRMNDSKAWEVDTCRGHYNNVSCVMFHPRQELILSNSEDKSIRVWDMAKRICLHTFRREHDRFWVLAAHPTLNLFAAGHDSGMIIFKLERERPAYALYGNLLYYVKERFLRRLDLTKNKDVAVMQLRPGSRAPVYSMSFNPAENAVLLTTRTHNMDNSNYDLYQIPKETDSQNPDSPDSKRSAGLTAVWVARNRFAVMDKSHQVVIKNMQNEVMKKVATPPCDELFYAGTGMLLLRDNDGVSLFDVQQKRVLGTARISKCRYVVWAANMTSVALLSKHTILICNRKLERLCSITETNRVKSGSWDDSGVFVYTTSNHIKYALTNGDHGIIRTLELPVYVTRVAGNSVYCLDRQATPRILTIDSTEYRFKLALVQRKYDEVLQMVRGAKLVGQSIIAYLQKKGYPEVALHFVKDERTRFLLALECGNIDVALDAAKALDDKGCWEKLAEHALLHGNHPVVEYCYQQTKNYDKLSFLYLITGNLAKLRRMMKINEIRKDYEGWYANALYLGDVPERIRVLKACGKTSLALLTAVTHGYAQEAESLAAHVENGAIPEPLPSAQLLQPAPPVQPMDTAWPLLTVAKGFFDTAVAGGKAAGGAAAAAMVVDDAGDIAGDGWGDDDDENVEDADLAVEGGDAEGGGWEVDDDLDLPPELEGSVSAGTGGSGEDGFFIPPPRGHPPTHGWTQRSQLAIDHVLAGAFESATRLLHDQVGVVNFEPYRQLFLSSYAHSRSSYTGAPAMPSLFAYPARNWRTAQNKDQLPALGLKLSNLMDRLKEASQLTTAAKFSEALDKLRWILLAVPLIVVDTKQEITEAQNLLRVCKEYVVGISMELYRKGLGKSSPEEQQRSLELAAYFTHCELQPGHQILTLRTAVNLAFKMKNYKMAMSFGRRLLNLGPRPEVAQNIRKVVQACEKNPVDEMSIQYDEHNPFTVCASSYVPIYRGKPEVQCPLCSASYLPEHKGITCKICDVAQVGKDSIGLRISPLQFR from the exons tcTTCACAGTGGAATCATCCAGTTATGGGATTATCGTATGTGCACCTTAGTGGATAAGTTTGATGAACATGAGGGTCCAGTTCGAGCTGTGTGCTTCCACCAACAGCAGCCGCTGTTTGTGTCTGGAGGAGATGATTATAAGATCAAG GTGTGGAATTATAAACTGCGTAGATGCCTCTTTACACTGCTTGGTCACTTGGATTACATCCGTACTACAGAGTTCCATCAG GAATACCCCTGGATCCTCTCAGCCTCTGATGACCAGACCATACGAATTTGGAACTGGCAGAGCCGCTCATGCGTGTCTATCCTGACAGGACACAATCACTATGTGATGTGTGCCCGTTTCCATCCAACCCAAGACCTGATTGTGTCTGCTTCACTGGACTCTTCTGTCCGTGTCTGGGATATCTCAG GCCTTCGCAAGAAGAATGTCTCCCCTGGAATGGGAGGCCTTACGGGGAGTGATGACCACCACACCAGGAATCCTGAGCTCTTTAGTGCTGGAGATGCCACTGTGCGCCACGTGCTGGAGGGCCATGACCGTGGAGTCAACTGGGCAGCATTCCATCCAACTCTTCCTCTGGTTATTTCTGGATCTGATGACAGACAGGTCAAGCTGTGGAGGATGAATGATTCAAAG GCCTGGGAGGTTGACACTTGCCGTGGTCACTACAACAATGTGTCCTGCGTAATGTTCCATCCAAGGCAAGAGTTGATCTTGTCTAATTCAGAGGACAAATCCATCCGTGTGTGGGACATGGCCAAGAGAATCTGCCTCCACACTTTCCGCCGGGAACATGATCGCTTTTGGGTCCTAGCGGCCCATCCAACCCTCAACTTGTTTGCAGCTGGCCATGACAGTGGCATGATCATTTTCAAG cttgagagagagagaccagcctATGCTCTCTATGGCAACCTCTTGTATTATGTCAAGGAGAGGTTCCTCCGACGACTTGATTTAACAAAGAATAa GGATGTGGCTGTCATGCAGTTGCGTCCTGGATCCCGTGCACCTGTATACAGTATGTCCTTCAACCCAGCTGAGAATGCTGTACTCCTTACAACACGTACCCACAATATGGACAACAGCAACTATGACTTGTATCAA ATCCCTAAGGAAACAGACTCCCAGAACCCAGATTCTCCTGACTCAAAGAGGTCAGCTGGACTCACAGCTGTTTGGGTTGCAAGAAATCGCTTTGCGGTAATGGATAAGAGTCACCAG GTTGTGATTAAGAATATGCAGAATGAGGTCATGAAAAAGGTTGCTACACCTCCTTGTGATGAGCTCTTCTATGCTGGAACAGGGATGCTCCTCCTGCGGGATAATGATGGGGTTTCTCTCTTTGATGTCCAGCAGAAAAG AGTCCTTGGAACAGCCAGAATTTCCAAATGCAGATATGTTGTATGGGCTGCAAACATGACTAGTGTTGCTCTACTCTCTAAGCATACTATTCTCATCTGCAACCGCAAGTTGGAGAGGCTTTGCTCCATCACTGAGACTAACAGGGTCAAGTCAGGCTCCTGGGATGatagtggtgtgtttgtgtacaccaCAAGCAATCACATCAAG TATGCACTTACCAATGGAGACCATGGAATCATACGTACTCTGGAACTGCCTGTCTATGTTACCAGGGTGGCAGGCAATTCAGTTTATTGCCTTGACCGTCAAGCAACTCCAAGGATTCTGACCATCGATTCAACTGAATATAGATTCAAGCTGGCCTTGGTCCAGCGTAAATATGATGAA GTGCTGCAAATGGTAAGAGGTGCCAAGCTGGTTGGACAGTCCATCATTGCCTACCTGCAGAAGAAGGGTTACCCAGAAGTGGCTCTCCATTTCGTGAAGGATGAAAGAACCCGATTCCTTCTTGCACTTGAGTGTGGCAACATTGATGTTGCTCTTGATGCTGCTAAAGCTCTTGATGACAAAGGGTGCTGGGAAAAACTGGCTGAACATGCTCTCCTTCATGGAAATCATCCT GTGGTTGAGTATTGCTATCAGCAGACCAAAAACTATGATAAGCTGTCATTCCTGTACTTGATCACTGGAAACTTGGCTAAGTTGCGCCGCATGATGAAGATCAATGAAATTCGCAAGGATTATGAGGGTTGGTATGCCAATGCACTCTACTTGGGTGATGTCCCAGAACGCATAAGGGTTCTTAAAGCATGTGGCAAAACATCTTTAGCTCTGCTGACAGCAGTCACACATGGCTATGCACAG GAAGCAGAGTCTCTGGCTGCCCATGTTGAGAATGGAGCTATTCCAGAACCTCTTCCAAGTGCTCAGCTGTTACAACCAGCACCTCCTGTGCAGCCTATGGACACAGCTTGGCCTCTCTTGACTGTTGCAAAG GGCTTCTTTGATACTGCTGTTGCTGGAGGCAAAGCAGCTGGAGGAGCTGCAGCAGCTGCCATGGTGGTAGATGATGCTGGGGACATTGCTGGTGATGGatggggagatgatgatgatgagaatgttgAAGATGCTGATTTGGCTGTAGAAG GTGGAGATGCTGAAGGAGGTGGATGGGAGGTGGATGATGACCTGGACCTGCCACCAGAACTTGAGGGATCTGTTTCAGCTGGCACTGGTGGATCTGGTGAGGATGGCTTCTTCATCCCTCCACCCCGTGGACACCCACCAACCCATGGGTGGACACAGCGAAGTCAGTTGGCAATTGATCATGTCTTGGCTGGAGCTTTTGAGTCGGCTACTCGATTACTTCATGATCAG GTGGGAGTTGTGAACTTCGAACCATACCGGCAGCTGTTCCTCTCATCTTATGCCCATTCCCGCTCAAGCTACACTGGTGCTCCTGCGATGCCATCTCTCTTTGCATACCCAGCTCGTAATTGGCGAACTGCACAAAACAAGGATCAATTACCTGCTCTGGGATTAAAGCTTTCAAATCTAATGGATAGACTTAAG GAAGCATCTCAGTTGACAACAGCAGCCAAATTTTCAGAGGCTCTGGATAAACTGCGCTGGATTCTACTTGCTGTTCCTCTCATTGTTGTGGATACAAAACAAGAG ATTACAGAAGCACAGAATCTGCTAAGAGTGTGCAAGGAGTACGTTGTTGGTATCAGCATGGAGTTGTATCGAAAAGGTTTGGGTAAGAGTAGTCCAGAAGAACAACAGCGCTCCCTTGAATTGGCTGCGTACTTCACACATTGTGAACTACAACCTGGACACCAGATTCTGACACTGAGAACTGCAGTGAATTTGGCCTTTAAGATGAAGAATTACAAGATGGCCATGAGCTTTGGTCGTCGTCTATTAAATCTTGGACCCAGACCAGAAGTGGCTCAGAATATAAGGAAGGTTGTTCAG gcATGCGAGAAGAACCCAGTTGATGAGATGTCGATTCAATATGATGAGCATAACCCATTCACTGTATGTGCAAGTTCATATGTACCCATTTACCGTGGAAAGCCGGAAGTTCAATGTCCATTGTGTAGTGCATCATATCTGCCAGAGCACAAGGGCATTACTTGCAAAATTTGTGATGTTGCACAAGTTGGCAAGGATTCCATTGGGCTTCGCATATCACCACTACAGTTCCGGTAA